The DNA window AAAGCATTTTTTTCGGATAATGGTTCAACAGCTGTAGAAGTTGCAATCAAGATGACGATTCAGTACTGGCAGAATCAAGGACAAACTAAACGTCATCGTATTATTGCATTTAAAGATAGTTATCATGGGGACACAATTGGCACAATGTCAATTGGCGGTACACCGATATTTCATCAAGCTTTTAAAAAGCTCATGTTCCCTGTGAACTTCGTTGATTCACCGAGCCCTAAATTAATAAACCCAAATCAAAAACTCAACTTTGTTGAAAGACAAATGGTTAAAGAAGAAGCAAGAGAACTTGCTGAACAAAAAGCTCTTGAACAAATTACTATTTTGATGAATCACTTCCCCGGTGAAATTGCAGCAATTATAATAGAACCGCTAGTCCAAGCAGCTAGTGGCATGAAATTCCATAGACCTGTATTTTTGCAAAAGCTCAGACGCTTAGCTGATCAAGCCGGCATATTTATTATTGCCGATGAGGTTTTCACGGGCTTTGGTAGAACGGGTAGTGACTTTGCTTGCCAGCAAGCAGCAATCGTACCGGATATCATTGCACTCTCCAAAGGAATCACTGGTGGTTATATGCCAATGGGACTTACTGTGTGTACTGAAGAGATTTATTCAGCCTTTCATTCTAAATCAGCATCCAAAACATTTTTTCATGGTCACTCCTATACCGGCAACTCACTGAGTTGTGCTGCGGCACTCGCAAGTCTTGAGCTTTATATCAAAGAAGATAGGCTCAAGGACGTAAACTATATCAACATGGTGATGCAAAAAGAACTTCCTGAACTGATCCAACTTGATTGCGTCAAAGACGTAAGAATAATGGGAGCAATTGGCGTAATTGAATTTAACACAGATACTAGTTATCTTTCAGAGCTGGGACCCAAACTCACCCAAGCATTTTTGGAGAAGCAAATCCTTCTCAGACCCCTTGGCAATGTGCTTTACTTCATGCCTCCTTATACTATTTCAATTGATTCTCTGAATTATTGTTTACAAACTATCAAAGAACTTGCCCAAGGCTTAGCAAAAGAAAGCTATAATTTAGCTTAGATATCTTCCAAACAATGCTTTGTTAGTGATCTGGATAGACAAGATGAATTTCCTTGAGACCAGCTTCAATTCTGTAACCGAGCTTTCAAGCTCTCAGCCCATTGGCTTTGTTCTTGCCTGTTTGATTAGTCTTGCTATCACACCGTTTATCAAAGAACGTGCCAGTATGCTGCAACTGGTGGACAGAGGCGAGGGTAGAGCCTATCCTAATATCCCAAGACTCGGCGGTATTGCTATTTTAATTGCATTGATTAGTACAATCGGTTTTTACCTGATAGTCTATGGTCGCTACACACCATCTGGAGTTGTACATCTTGAACTTGAGGGCATGATAGCTGGTGCCTTGATTATTTTTTTTATTGGATTATTTGATGACCTTAAACCAATCCCTGCTCCAATCAAACTTGCAGGTCAAGTGCTTGCAGCCGTAACAGCTTGGTTGATGAATGTAAGAATCGAGTTTCTCGCTAACCCAATTCACTATATTGATCATGCCAGAATTGCAGCAGTGCCGCTTGATGATATTGCTAGCTTGATTACTACAGTGATCTTTATGGTGGCAATCACTAACGCCATCAACTTGATAGATGGCATCGATGGGCTTGCTGTTGGTGTGACAATAATTTGTTGTGCCGCTAGTTGGGCGATCAATCTAAGTCCAATTCTTAATCAACCAGCTGGAGCGATTCTTGCAGCTACTCTTGCTGGCGCTTGTTTTGGATTTCTACGTTACAACTTTAATCCAGCCAGGATCTTCTTAGGGGACAACGGCGCATACTTGCTTGGCTTCTTACTTGCCTGCATTTCTTGCATTGGTCTCACCAAAAAAGTAACAGTCGTTACTCTCTCGCCGATTATTGTTTTGATTTTCGTTTTACCTTTAATTGATATCACTCTTGCTATTCTCCGTCGTGCTAGCAAAAACAAACCAATTATGAAACCAGACCTAGAACATCTTCATCATCAACTACTTGATAGAGGCTTTAGCCATAAACAAATCAACTATCTTTTTTATGGAGTTACTTTCATCGCCGGGCTAATAGGTACATACCTGCTGGGGCTTGATATTGCTGTTATGTATCTGACTATTTGCGGCTCTATATTGGGAATTTGGTTGTTTTTTAGTTTAGTGCTTAATCGAGCTAACAATAATCGTAGTCGAAGCTAAGCTAGAATAAAACCTTATGCCTCTCACACAAGAAATCTCAATCCGCATCCAAGACCCTCGCATTATTCTCAATGAATTTTTTGGTTATTTATCATTTAGCATGGGGATCTTAACTGCTCTCTCTGTAATTTTTAATCATCCTTTATATGAAACTCTCAATCAAATCATGCTCGCCAGTTGTGGTCTGCAAAACGTACCGCTGTTGATGGTTTACATGCCTCAATGGCGAGTTCTTATAAGTAGCGGGATTCTTGGCATCGTTGTTACAAATTATTTTGCAACCATGCCTATTGGACAAGCATTCCGTGAAGGACTTTTTGTTAGTTTAATTAAAGTAGATTACAGCTATGAAGCACTTGTGAAGTATCATCCAGACCAATATGCTTCTGAGACAGAAAGACTTGGAACTAAAAGCAAAGAGAGCTTTATTACAAGGTTGGTTTCTTACTTGAGTACAGTTGCCAAAGAAACTCTCATCCGTTCTAAAGAAATGCTGCAAGAAATCAAGAAGGGCAATTTCAAAGTCTTTACTACAGATGCGATTCGTTCTCAATTCTTCTCATCATTGATGCGAGTGATTTCAGCAAGTCCGTTATTCATTATTGCAATTTTTGAACTACTTGCTTATTTGGGAGTCTATGACAAAAGCCAGAGCTATATTGAGATTGCTGGGCTATGGACCACTATCTCAGTGCGCGCACTTGCGTTTTCTAGCTTTATTGATGGACTTTCCAAGATCGCTTTTGGTTTTATGCGCGAAAGCATAATGATGCGTATTGGCGGCTCTATATTTGCTGCTGCCCAGTTCTACCTTATCTTTGCAGGCGAGCATGGACTCAAATTAGTTATACCTTTGTCTCTTGCTGGACTCGCTGCCTATCCTATTGTTGAAGGTGAGAGATTACGCAAAATGGCTTTACAAAAATCATGAAACTCAAAGTTGCAATCATCGGACTAGGATACCTTGGACAAAACCTCGCCGGTAAATTAATAGAAGACCAGAGGTTTGAATTAACCGCACTCATTGACAGCGATCCAAGCAAACAAGGATTGAGTATCGCAGGGATTGCAGTGAGCGACGATCTTGAAGCGAAGCTCAAGAATATTGATTTGGTTTTTATTACAACTAGCTCACTTCTTAGTCAAATTAAAGATACACTAGTCACAGTAATCAAACACAAAGTAAATATAGTCTCAAGCTGTGAAGAATTGATCTTCCCTTATTATAGTCATCCTCAGCTCTCTGGAGAACTTGATCAACTGGCTAAATTAAACAGTGTTCAATTACTTGGCACTGGTATCAATCCAGGTTTCTTGATGGATTATTTGATTACGGTTTGCAGCAAAGCTGTACTCAATGTCAAAGCCATTAAATACACTCGTCATATTGACACTGCTAATCGCCGCGTGACTTTCCAAGACAAAGTCGGTCTAGGACTAAGTCTAAATGAATTCAAAAACAAACAAGCAGAAGGACGAATCGGACATGTCGGCTTTAGACAAAGCGTGGATATGCTTTTGCATTATTTCAATTGGACAGTTGATAGTTATGAAGAAAATATCAAAGCAATCGAAGCTGATGCTATTGTTCAAGGCATTCACCAAGAGGCTAAATGCATCACCAAGGACAAACAAAGCATAGAGTTGTTGTTTATTGCTTCTTCTCAAGCAAGTGACAACGATCACTTAGTGCTTGAGCTTGAAAACGCAGCTCCATTAATAATTGATATCCCGAATGGTATTAACGGCGAGTCTGGAACAGCTGCTATGCTTATGAATTCAGCAGCCCTGCTTCATAAGACCCAGCCTGGGCTTAAAACAATGCTTGATTAATCAAGAACATCGGGGAAATAAACCCAAAGACAATTAAAAAATGGCTTTGAATAACAATAACCCGGTCTAGATAAGCTACAATATCTAAATGCATGATTACGTCATATCTTTACTTGAAATAGCCGATATTATACTTGCTAACCAAAGAAAAAAACTCGGCTTGATTCCATTAAATCAAGAAAACCAAAGAAAAATTTTCACAGAAGAATTCGATAAATTAACTAAAGGTGTTCTCGATGATTATAAAGGCTCTTTTGAAGCAGAATCTAACAGACGTGCAATAAGATATATCTCAGTTCTTGAGGATTTTGACAAAAAAGGTCTCGAGAAAAATATATTAGAACAAGTCTATAAACATTCCAAATCAATATTCGATAATCTATATGACTTAGTTCATTTAGCAGGAACTAACAGAGAGGCTGCGATAGAAAAAACCAAAACACAATTAAATCAAATCTATACAAAAGTATCTCGTTATTTACCAGATAAAGTTCTAGACGATGGACAAAAGTCTAGTGAGATAGCTTTTCAGATGATTACTAAAGATCGCTTAATAGATTCAAAATTGAGAGATCTAGTTAAACGCTCATTTGGTTATATCAGCAGCAGATGTAGTAGTATTTTAGTGTCCTTTAAAAACATCATTAAAATAGCAAATGAGCACGATGTTCAATTTAATAAGAAGAAATACCTAAAAAAATTCACAAATACTTTACCAGAGCTGCTTAAACACAGAGACTATATGTATGAATTAGCCAATAAATTTCAAGCAGCTACGCGACAAGCCAATTCTTAAAAATGACGATACCCGGGATCTCCATTTGCGCCAAAACGCAGCTTCAGAAACCAAGCCCCAAAACCTGCTAAAATTGTTATATGACCACTCTCGTGCAAGACACTACGCTAAAACTCAATCAAGAACAAGAAAAGCTCAGAGAGCTAATTGAAAATACCAATCAACATGTTTTTATCACTGGTAAAGCCGGCACTGGTAAATCAACCCTACTACAAGAGCTCAAAAACTCCAGCAGCAAAGAATTAGTAGTTGTGGCACCTACAGGCGTTGCAGCGCTCAATATCGGCGGTCAAACAATTCATTCATTCTTTAAAATCAAACCAACTGGTTTCATTGATAAAAAACAACTTAAAGTAAGTCAAGAAAGCAAAAAACTCTTTAATAAGATCAACACCGTTATCATCGATGAGATTTCAATGGTAAGAGCTGACTTGATGGATGCGATTGATTTCATTCTGAAACAAGCACGCCAATGCAGTGAGCCGTTTGGCGGCGCGCAAATAATTATGTTCGGTGATCTATATCAATTGCCGCCTGTCGTCGCTGACAAAAGCCTAGAGCAATACCTTAGAGAGGTTTATGGTGGATTTTATTTCTTCAACGCCAATGTTTGGTCAGAAGCTGATCTTGAGATCCATGAACTCAAAGAAAATATGCGCCAAAAGGATGAGGAGTTTAGAGAAATCCTAGATGCCATTCGTATTCGCGAGTTTGATACTGCACTATTAAATAGCCTCAATGAAAGAGCTCAAGTCCAGCCGCCAAATAATGACTTCATCACTCTTGCGCTCACCAATAGTGCAGTGCAAGCAATCAACCTTGAAAAGCTCAACGCACTTCATAGTAAGAAACACGAATACAAAGCCAAGATAGAAGGGCACCTAGAACCCTCTGCCTATCCTACAGAACAAAAACTACAGCTCAAAGAAGGCGCCCAAGTAATGTTTTTAAAAAACGACCGAGAAGGTCGTTGGGTCAATGGCAGTATTGGAACTATTTTTAGTTTAAGTCGTAATGAAGTTGAAGTTGAACTTGATGGTGAGATCCATGTAATCAAACCAGAGAAGTGGGACAAGATACGCTACTCCATTGATAGCGACAGCAACAAAATCACCGAAGAAACTGTCAGCTCATTTAAACAATTCCCGCTTAGACTTGCCTGGGCAATCACAGTGCACAAATCACAAGGACAAACTCTTGATAGAGTTGTGCTTGATATGGGCAGAGGTGCCTTTGCTCATGGTCAAACCTACGTCGCCCTTAGTCGTTGCCGCAAGCTCGACCAGCTCTACCTCAAGCGTGAAATCAAAGCTAGAGACATCATTATTGACCCTCAAGTTAGTGATTTTATGCGTAAAACCATCAAGAACTAGGGTTTTCAGCTATCAAATCTTGCTCACTTCGCGTCTTGTATAAGCATCTATGGGGGATACACAAACTAGAATTAGGCCTCGAATCAATCTGCCGGAACCAGCTCCGGTCAACTCAATTTATACAATTAAACAAGGTGATGGATTAATTTCTGCACTAAAAGCTCTAAAATCAAAAATCAAAACAGACAATGGTGGTAGAGTGCCAAGTAAATTACAGTATCTTTTTGATAAGGAATCTGCTTCATTATATCTACATAGTCAATTCAATAAAGACAATCCTGGGCATCCAATTAAAC is part of the Cyanobacteriota bacterium genome and encodes:
- the bioA gene encoding adenosylmethionine--8-amino-7-oxononanoate transaminase, with product MAKELWQIDQAHIWHPYTQHAITDKPLLVKRAKDEFIIIENEDGQEIKLIDGISSWWVNIHGHCNEYINSKIKEQLDKHEQVVFAGFTHEPAIRLIEKLLPLLPKLELHSEKRRQLSKAFFSDNGSTAVEVAIKMTIQYWQNQGQTKRHRIIAFKDSYHGDTIGTMSIGGTPIFHQAFKKLMFPVNFVDSPSPKLINPNQKLNFVERQMVKEEARELAEQKALEQITILMNHFPGEIAAIIIEPLVQAASGMKFHRPVFLQKLRRLADQAGIFIIADEVFTGFGRTGSDFACQQAAIVPDIIALSKGITGGYMPMGLTVCTEEIYSAFHSKSASKTFFHGHSYTGNSLSCAAALASLELYIKEDRLKDVNYINMVMQKELPELIQLDCVKDVRIMGAIGVIEFNTDTSYLSELGPKLTQAFLEKQILLRPLGNVLYFMPPYTISIDSLNYCLQTIKELAQGLAKESYNLA
- a CDS encoding MraY family glycosyltransferase — encoded protein: MNFLETSFNSVTELSSSQPIGFVLACLISLAITPFIKERASMLQLVDRGEGRAYPNIPRLGGIAILIALISTIGFYLIVYGRYTPSGVVHLELEGMIAGALIIFFIGLFDDLKPIPAPIKLAGQVLAAVTAWLMNVRIEFLANPIHYIDHARIAAVPLDDIASLITTVIFMVAITNAINLIDGIDGLAVGVTIICCAASWAINLSPILNQPAGAILAATLAGACFGFLRYNFNPARIFLGDNGAYLLGFLLACISCIGLTKKVTVVTLSPIIVLIFVLPLIDITLAILRRASKNKPIMKPDLEHLHHQLLDRGFSHKQINYLFYGVTFIAGLIGTYLLGLDIAVMYLTICGSILGIWLFFSLVLNRANNNRSRS
- a CDS encoding Gfo/Idh/MocA family oxidoreductase, with protein sequence MKLKVAIIGLGYLGQNLAGKLIEDQRFELTALIDSDPSKQGLSIAGIAVSDDLEAKLKNIDLVFITTSSLLSQIKDTLVTVIKHKVNIVSSCEELIFPYYSHPQLSGELDQLAKLNSVQLLGTGINPGFLMDYLITVCSKAVLNVKAIKYTRHIDTANRRVTFQDKVGLGLSLNEFKNKQAEGRIGHVGFRQSVDMLLHYFNWTVDSYEENIKAIEADAIVQGIHQEAKCITKDKQSIELLFIASSQASDNDHLVLELENAAPLIIDIPNGINGESGTAAMLMNSAALLHKTQPGLKTMLD
- a CDS encoding PIF1 family ATP-dependent DNA helicase, producing the protein MTTLVQDTTLKLNQEQEKLRELIENTNQHVFITGKAGTGKSTLLQELKNSSSKELVVVAPTGVAALNIGGQTIHSFFKIKPTGFIDKKQLKVSQESKKLFNKINTVIIDEISMVRADLMDAIDFILKQARQCSEPFGGAQIIMFGDLYQLPPVVADKSLEQYLREVYGGFYFFNANVWSEADLEIHELKENMRQKDEEFREILDAIRIREFDTALLNSLNERAQVQPPNNDFITLALTNSAVQAINLEKLNALHSKKHEYKAKIEGHLEPSAYPTEQKLQLKEGAQVMFLKNDREGRWVNGSIGTIFSLSRNEVEVELDGEIHVIKPEKWDKIRYSIDSDSNKITEETVSSFKQFPLRLAWAITVHKSQGQTLDRVVLDMGRGAFAHGQTYVALSRCRKLDQLYLKREIKARDIIIDPQVSDFMRKTIKN